GCCGCCCGACTTATATTTTTACTCCGTCATCCTGAGACCAGCTTCTTGCATTGCTTTCGAAGGACGCCCGAATATTTAAATTTACAATAGACCAACAAGCAGGTAAGTATATCAGCAATACGATTATTTTTCAAGGTAATTTTTAGTCTAAAAAGTTAGATTTTTTTTAAATTTGGCAAAATTTGGATAGTTGTCGTTGCTGCCACATGTAAAATCATGATATACAAGGCCTTATGTGATAAAAAATGAATAAAAAACCGTTGCATTTTATCCATATGTTGTGGTATAATTGATTATCAAACACATCACTTTGGGTATTGGAAAACAGGGAAGTAGAATGTTTATTAAGACGGCAAAAGGAAGTAATTTCAGGAATCTATCTGCTTTTGATCTGGAGTTTGCGCCGGGAAAGAATCTTTTTTTGGGCATCAACGGATCGGGCAAGACCAATCTGCTGGAGGCCATCCATTATCTGTGCATCGGGCGTTCCATGAGGAGCGTGGCTGAGGACGAACAGATGATAGGGTTCACCCGGGAATGGTTCCGGCTGGAGGGTCAGGCCCAGACCGCCGAGGGCGAGATCAATGTCGAGGCGGCATATAATAAGGAAGAGAAACGGCTGAAGATCAACGGCGAGCTGCAGCAGAAGCTATCGGAGCTGATCGGCCGCATGCCGGTGGTCAGCCTGTCCCCGGAGGACGACGACCTGTGCAAGTCCGGCCCCGGTGTGCGGCGCCGTTTCATGGACCTGTCCATCTCCCAGTTCTCCAGGACCTACCTGGCCGACCTGCAGGACTACAATAGGATACTTAAGCAGAGGAATCAACTGCTGTACGCCATCAAGGAAGGGCGCAGCAATGCCGCTTCGCTGGAGGCCTGGAACCAGCAGCTGGTGGAATGCGGAATGAAGCTGGTCCGGAAACGGATAGAGGTCATCGACGATCTTAAGGAGATGGCCGGCAGCAGGTATGTGGGCATCTCCGGCGGGCGGGAGCGGCTGGGGCTGCGCTACCACCTGTCCTACAAATATGAGCCGGGCCAGCCGATAGAGGAGGCCTTTGCCAAGGCCCTGGCCACCGGATTCGAATTCGAGCGGAGGCGGGGCATAACAATGTTCGGGCCACACCGCGACGATCTGGAGATATCGCTGGCCGGGATGCGCATCCGCCAGTTCGGCTCACAGGGCCAGCAGCGGACGGCGGCCATTGCCTTAAAGCTGGCGGTGGCCGAGATCATGGCTGCCCAGCTTAAGGAAAAGCCGGTGATCCTGATGGATGAGATCTTCGCCGAACTCGACAGCCAGCGGGCCGGCCTGCTGATCCAGCAGCTTGATCCGGAATGCCAGGTGTTCATCGCCTCGGCCCATGAAAATGACGTCACCCGGCAGGACGGTTTTAAAAAGTTCCGGGTGGAAGATGGCAGGATAGAAATAATTTGATTTACCACAGAGACACAA
This region of Candidatus Edwardsbacteria bacterium genomic DNA includes:
- the recF gene encoding DNA replication/repair protein RecF translates to MFIKTAKGSNFRNLSAFDLEFAPGKNLFLGINGSGKTNLLEAIHYLCIGRSMRSVAEDEQMIGFTREWFRLEGQAQTAEGEINVEAAYNKEEKRLKINGELQQKLSELIGRMPVVSLSPEDDDLCKSGPGVRRRFMDLSISQFSRTYLADLQDYNRILKQRNQLLYAIKEGRSNAASLEAWNQQLVECGMKLVRKRIEVIDDLKEMAGSRYVGISGGRERLGLRYHLSYKYEPGQPIEEAFAKALATGFEFERRRGITMFGPHRDDLEISLAGMRIRQFGSQGQQRTAAIALKLAVAEIMAAQLKEKPVILMDEIFAELDSQRAGLLIQQLDPECQVFIASAHENDVTRQDGFKKFRVEDGRIEII